Proteins encoded by one window of Campylobacter concisus:
- a CDS encoding helix-turn-helix transcriptional regulator, translated as MDAQTRILWLLKKLNRGEIIDTAQDELWINEKDNSKPRLNNKTIKRDFDAIKDVFNEIEIKRTGPGCYQAINTNLLDDLLDERKRNVLKIIYAMLAKNSQKFNETSKKTAVSQTINESLGVYDFITSPIETELDKSIIKTLEDAIRYRKKLAIEYTPTNRSDSKKFKEVKPYKILLINENLYLANSNNEYDFSLFRIAGIVNLEVIKGETFNHDYNIDDFIKNIQTPFAVFSHEWRSSLIEVQLEISPQKAFLFERKNFFQSQKIIEHKPDGAIVVSYHFSDLKEIEFFIMEFLGYVKILAPVELKQKIIKKIEEGKNLL; from the coding sequence ATGGACGCCCAAACTAGGATACTGTGGCTACTTAAAAAATTAAATCGCGGCGAGATAATCGACACTGCGCAAGACGAGCTGTGGATCAATGAAAAAGATAATAGTAAGCCAAGACTAAACAATAAAACCATAAAGCGCGACTTTGATGCTATAAAAGACGTGTTTAATGAGATAGAAATAAAACGGACAGGACCTGGCTGCTACCAGGCTATCAATACAAATTTGCTCGATGATCTGCTAGATGAGAGAAAGAGAAATGTCCTAAAGATAATCTACGCGATGCTTGCCAAAAACTCTCAAAAATTTAATGAAACCAGCAAGAAAACGGCTGTATCTCAAACTATAAATGAATCATTGGGCGTTTATGACTTTATCACGAGCCCGATCGAGACGGAACTAGACAAAAGCATCATAAAAACGCTAGAAGATGCAATACGCTATAGAAAAAAGCTCGCGATTGAGTATACCCCGACGAATAGGTCTGATAGCAAAAAATTTAAAGAGGTGAAGCCATATAAAATTTTACTGATCAATGAAAATTTATATCTGGCAAATAGCAACAACGAGTATGATTTTTCACTTTTTAGGATAGCTGGGATAGTAAATTTAGAGGTTATCAAAGGCGAAACGTTTAATCACGACTATAACATCGATGATTTTATAAAAAACATCCAAACGCCGTTTGCGGTCTTTTCACATGAGTGGAGAAGCTCGCTCATAGAAGTGCAGCTCGAGATCAGCCCACAAAAAGCCTTTTTGTTTGAGAGAAAAAACTTCTTTCAATCGCAAAAGATCATAGAGCACAAGCCAGACGGAGCGATTGTGGTTAGCTACCATTTTAGTGATCTTAAAGAGATAGAGTTTTTTATCATGGAGTTTTTGGGATACGTCAAAATTTTAGCCCCAGTGGAGCTAAAACAAAAGATCATAAAAAAGATAGAAGAAGGTAAAAATTTACTCTAA
- a CDS encoding macro domain-containing protein: MVTLKNGNIFNTKADTIVNTINCVGVMGAGIAYEFRLRYPEMFSRYVELCSEGNPNKIEIGKLWLYKADDGRQVLNFPTKKHWKDPSKMSYIKVGLEKFVNTYASKKINHIAFPLLGAANGGLDKDEVINLMMEFLEPLEIECEIWEFDESASDDLYDDFALNFDIDELKRQTKILGIKNIRFQSIKDAIDSGLYHSLSSLLRAPGIGDKSLEACFRIVKSMPKRLF; the protein is encoded by the coding sequence ATGGTAACTCTTAAAAATGGCAATATATTTAACACCAAAGCGGACACCATAGTAAATACCATTAACTGCGTAGGCGTAATGGGCGCTGGCATAGCGTATGAATTTAGATTGCGCTATCCTGAAATGTTCTCGCGATATGTTGAGCTTTGCAGTGAGGGCAACCCAAATAAAATAGAAATAGGCAAACTATGGTTATACAAGGCTGATGATGGACGACAGGTGCTAAATTTCCCTACCAAAAAGCATTGGAAAGATCCGTCAAAAATGAGCTACATAAAAGTCGGTCTTGAAAAATTTGTAAATACTTATGCGAGTAAAAAGATCAACCATATCGCATTTCCACTTCTTGGTGCCGCAAATGGCGGACTTGATAAAGATGAAGTTATAAATTTGATGATGGAATTTCTGGAGCCTTTAGAAATAGAGTGTGAAATTTGGGAATTTGACGAGAGTGCAAGTGATGACTTGTATGATGATTTTGCGCTAAATTTTGATATCGATGAGCTAAAAAGGCAGACCAAGATCTTGGGTATAAAAAATATAAGATTTCAATCTATCAAAGATGCCATAGATAGTGGGCTATATCACTCGCTAAGCTCTTTGCTAAGGGCTCCTGGCATAGGCGATAAGTCGCTTGAGGCATGTTTTAGGATAGTTAAAAGCATGCCAAAAAGACTATTTTAG
- a CDS encoding DUF4433 domain-containing protein — MSNQTFLDSMSEIFHMTDCNNLQNILLHGLQNHYNTYKQVDISNQEVNARREKIEFIYGHKIHDYVPFYFNPRNAMLYRNRNNARVIILGLDVRVIKDHQDGFLISNRNASADEAKFSKNLPDLQDPNFINFDDVFSPRWCNNGIANNDIKQKMMAEILINDVVYGRYIRSIYVKDQASKKAIEEQLAGDLKMYNINVIVDPAKFF; from the coding sequence ATGAGCAACCAAACTTTCTTAGACAGCATGAGCGAAATTTTCCATATGACGGACTGCAATAATTTACAAAACATTTTACTACATGGCTTGCAAAATCACTACAACACTTATAAACAAGTAGATATCAGCAACCAAGAGGTAAATGCAAGGCGCGAAAAGATTGAGTTCATATATGGACATAAAATTCACGACTATGTTCCTTTTTATTTTAATCCACGCAATGCCATGCTCTATAGAAATAGAAACAATGCTCGCGTTATCATTCTAGGACTTGACGTTCGGGTTATCAAAGATCACCAAGATGGCTTTTTGATCTCAAATCGCAATGCGTCTGCAGATGAGGCTAAATTTAGTAAAAATTTGCCTGACTTGCAAGATCCAAATTTTATAAATTTTGATGATGTCTTTTCTCCAAGATGGTGCAACAATGGCATTGCAAACAATGATATCAAACAAAAAATGATGGCAGAAATTTTGATCAATGATGTAGTTTATGGCCGTTACATACGCTCTATATATGTTAAAGATCAAGCTAGTAAAAAAGCTATTGAAGAGCAGCTGGCTGGCGATCTTAAGATGTATAATATCAACGTCATAGTTGATCCAGCTAAATTTTTCTAA